A single region of the Bacteroides luhongzhouii genome encodes:
- a CDS encoding SusC/RagA family TonB-linked outer membrane protein, which translates to MKTIKIIFTTLLLLLSVASVYAQGRKISGKILSPLNKPIEGAIISAVGSKDAKTGVDGTFKMELKENTTQISVWAAGYYPETRLVDDNSQVVILMMPESTYKYNESAILPMRIESSRPELTSAVNINKKDFTQGSMKIDRALAGQVAGLKTTRAGGMPGEGSYMNLRGIRSFVGSNAPLVVINGVPYLPDSRESQLINGFSRDIFQAYNIQDIQNITVLKGAEASMYGSMGSNGVILIETDGATSDNLDTRVSFYGQYGVNWNNKRMPLLTGNDYKSYLSDIGMTYFGNMEGFFSEFPFLSDPNSKYNYLYNNTTDWQDEIYKNGFVTDNLFRVEGGDAIAKYDLSLGYAMENGLMDYTKSQRYHTQLNTNVLISKWVEMTATVGLAYLTGNYQQQGMDNVSNPILAAYSRAPLLSPYKKDNDGNILDTYSTYYYGNSTNMDFAVSNPLAIVNTLDGRNRQYDVNFRLGLVYKPFNGLSFNGTFGMFYNYNKEHLFIPGLSDKSILPIVDQYGNAENTVKEGVGETLNIFANGNVRYQRLFQGIHHLNILAGAQMLITQNKYEGGAGRNTPNDFYQTLGDTKTIGRYFYGYQEKWNWANFYAHADYTYRDMVAASLNVAADGASSAGTYGNHFYIYPSGGVTLLGKGWLPLTNSTLVNRLNLRAEYGLSGNSRFSSNLGKYYYTSLPYMTTSGIVRANISNTTLKPEKNIQFNLGLDMSLLRNRLEVTLDYYNNLSKDVIFAVPHTSALGSLNYYANCGEIKNRGVELAVQASLVRTRDFEWIIGGNIARNESEVKSLGNTSQLINSYSDGAQLVSRVGESPYQFYGYQTLGVFSTQAEADAANLVNQKGQAYQAGDIHFVDQNGDGRIDSKDRVSLGSAAPKYFGGFFTRISYKSFALSAEFSYSKGNQAYNGVRRSLESLSTFGNQSAAVVNRWSLEGQQTNIPRAQWNDPMGNNDFSDRWIEDASFLRMKNVTLSYSFDKKFLNFFRSGTLYVTGENLLTATKYLGLDPEFSYSYSDAMQGFDYAKMMQPKSIKFGVNLNF; encoded by the coding sequence ATGAAGACAATAAAAATCATATTTACAACTTTGCTGTTATTACTGTCGGTTGCCAGTGTATATGCGCAAGGACGTAAAATTAGCGGTAAAATACTTTCACCGCTGAATAAACCGATTGAAGGGGCTATCATTTCGGCTGTAGGAAGTAAAGATGCGAAAACCGGAGTTGATGGAACTTTCAAAATGGAGTTGAAAGAGAATACGACTCAAATTTCAGTGTGGGCAGCTGGTTATTATCCGGAAACTCGCTTGGTAGATGATAATTCACAAGTGGTTATTCTGATGATGCCGGAGAGCACATATAAATATAATGAATCGGCTATATTACCAATGAGAATCGAAAGTTCCCGTCCGGAACTGACTTCTGCGGTGAATATCAATAAAAAAGATTTCACGCAGGGAAGTATGAAGATAGATCGGGCTTTGGCAGGACAGGTAGCAGGCTTGAAGACAACCCGTGCAGGTGGTATGCCAGGTGAGGGAAGTTATATGAACCTGCGTGGTATTCGTTCTTTTGTAGGTTCAAACGCTCCGCTTGTGGTAATTAATGGTGTCCCCTATTTACCTGATTCTCGTGAATCACAATTGATAAATGGATTTTCGAGAGATATATTTCAGGCATATAATATTCAAGATATTCAAAATATCACTGTACTGAAAGGAGCGGAGGCTTCTATGTATGGTTCGATGGGGTCGAATGGTGTTATTCTAATTGAAACAGATGGTGCAACTTCCGATAATTTGGATACGCGAGTCAGCTTTTATGGGCAGTATGGGGTGAATTGGAATAATAAACGTATGCCATTACTTACAGGTAATGATTACAAATCTTACCTTTCGGATATTGGTATGACTTATTTCGGTAATATGGAAGGATTTTTCTCGGAATTTCCTTTTTTGAGTGATCCCAATAGTAAATACAATTACTTGTATAACAATACCACAGATTGGCAAGATGAAATTTATAAAAATGGTTTTGTAACAGACAACCTGTTTCGTGTAGAAGGTGGTGATGCTATTGCCAAATATGACCTTTCATTGGGATATGCGATGGAAAATGGACTGATGGATTACACTAAAAGCCAGCGTTATCATACACAATTGAATACAAATGTTTTGATTAGTAAATGGGTGGAGATGACAGCGACAGTCGGTTTAGCTTATCTGACAGGCAATTATCAGCAACAGGGAATGGATAATGTTAGCAATCCGATCTTAGCAGCTTATTCACGTGCTCCGTTGTTAAGTCCTTATAAGAAAGATAATGATGGTAATATTTTGGATACTTACTCTACTTATTACTATGGCAATTCAACGAATATGGATTTTGCAGTCAGTAATCCTTTGGCTATCGTCAATACCCTTGATGGTCGTAACCGACAGTATGATGTAAATTTCAGACTTGGATTGGTTTATAAACCTTTCAATGGCTTATCGTTCAATGGTACATTCGGAATGTTTTATAATTATAATAAAGAACACCTATTTATTCCCGGACTATCAGATAAAAGTATTTTGCCGATTGTCGATCAGTATGGTAATGCAGAAAATACCGTGAAGGAAGGTGTAGGTGAAACTTTGAACATTTTCGCAAATGGTAATGTACGTTATCAGAGACTTTTTCAAGGTATCCACCATTTGAATATTCTTGCAGGTGCTCAAATGTTGATAACTCAAAATAAGTATGAAGGTGGTGCAGGCCGTAATACTCCGAATGATTTTTATCAAACATTGGGAGATACAAAAACAATCGGACGCTACTTTTACGGTTATCAGGAAAAATGGAACTGGGCGAATTTTTATGCTCATGCAGATTATACCTATCGTGATATGGTAGCAGCTTCTTTGAATGTGGCGGCTGATGGTGCGTCCTCTGCCGGTACTTATGGAAATCACTTTTATATATATCCTTCCGGTGGTGTGACTTTGCTCGGAAAAGGTTGGTTACCATTGACTAACTCTACATTAGTAAATCGCTTAAACTTGCGTGCGGAATATGGCTTGTCCGGTAATAGCCGTTTTTCTTCCAATCTTGGAAAATATTATTATACAAGTTTACCTTATATGACTACTTCCGGTATTGTTCGTGCCAATATATCAAACACCACTTTGAAACCGGAGAAGAACATACAATTCAATCTAGGATTGGATATGAGTCTGTTGCGTAACCGTTTGGAAGTGACATTGGATTATTATAATAATCTGTCCAAAGATGTCATTTTTGCAGTACCTCATACATCGGCACTTGGTTCTCTAAACTATTATGCAAATTGTGGAGAAATAAAAAATAGAGGTGTAGAACTGGCAGTGCAAGCTTCTTTGGTTCGTACACGTGATTTCGAATGGATTATAGGTGGTAATATTGCCCGCAATGAATCGGAGGTGAAGTCATTAGGAAACACATCACAATTGATTAATAGCTATAGTGATGGTGCGCAGTTGGTTTCCCGTGTAGGAGAGTCTCCTTATCAGTTCTATGGTTATCAGACGCTTGGGGTATTCTCTACACAGGCTGAAGCAGATGCTGCTAATCTGGTCAATCAAAAAGGACAGGCTTATCAGGCAGGAGACATCCATTTTGTAGATCAGAACGGTGATGGGCGTATCGATAGTAAAGATCGTGTCTCTTTAGGCAGTGCCGCACCGAAGTATTTCGGTGGCTTTTTTACACGAATCAGTTATAAATCTTTTGCATTGTCTGCAGAATTCTCTTATTCAAAGGGGAATCAGGCTTATAATGGTGTGAGACGTAGTTTGGAATCACTTTCTACTTTTGGCAATCAAAGTGCGGCAGTTGTAAACCGCTGGTCGTTGGAAGGACAACAAACTAATATTCCTCGTGCTCAATGGAACGATCCGATGGGTAACAATGATTTTTCGGACCGTTGGATAGAAGATGCTTCTTTCTTGCGCATGAAGAATGTTACACTTAGTTATAGTTTTGACAAGAAATTCCTGAATTTCTTCCGTTCCGGTACATTGTATGTAACAGGTGAAAATCTGTTGACAGCTACAAAATATTTAGGGTTGGATCCTGAATTCTCTTATTCTTATAGTGATGCTATGCAAGGATTCGACTATGCAAAAATGATGCAGCCTAAATCAATTAAATTTGGTGTTAATTTGAACTTTTAA
- a CDS encoding glycoside hydrolase family 28 protein — MMRRTINLLLMLLFVAEVTFANTVDFDKAFKESARIEKQIKRTSFPKRTFLITDFGAKTDDEANPCHEAINQAILQCSLSGGGTVIVSKGTFYTGPITLKSNVNFHLEEGAVLKFSTDQSLYFPAVLTRWEGIDCYNAHPLIYAYGESNIAITGKGIIDGQGSMETWWPMCGAVKYGWKEGMVAQRNGGRERLLMYGETSTPVYKRLMKPEDGMRPQLLNLHSCHTILIEGVTLLNSPFWVIHPLFCESLIVSGVTVFNRGPNGDGCDPESCKNVLIENCTFDTGDDCIAIKSGRNEDGRKWNIPSENIIVRGCMMRNGHGGVVIGSEISGGYRNLFVEDCRMDSPNLDRVIRIKTSTCRGGLIENVYVRNVTVGQCREAVLRINLQYENREKCKRGFDPIVRNVHLKNVTCEKSKLGVLIIGLEDDKHVYNISVEDSHFNNVAKGANDIKGAKDVTFKNLYINGELVK; from the coding sequence ATGATGAGAAGAACTATTAATTTACTACTGATGTTGCTTTTTGTGGCAGAGGTAACATTTGCGAATACTGTTGATTTTGATAAAGCATTTAAAGAAAGCGCCCGTATCGAAAAACAGATTAAACGGACCTCTTTTCCGAAACGAACATTCCTTATAACTGATTTTGGAGCAAAAACGGATGATGAGGCTAATCCTTGCCATGAAGCCATTAATCAGGCTATTCTACAGTGCAGTCTGTCAGGAGGTGGCACAGTAATTGTTTCTAAAGGCACTTTTTATACCGGACCTATTACTTTAAAGAGCAATGTGAATTTCCATCTCGAAGAGGGAGCTGTTTTGAAATTCTCTACAGATCAAAGCCTTTATTTTCCGGCTGTTTTAACCCGTTGGGAAGGAATTGATTGCTATAATGCTCACCCCTTGATTTATGCTTATGGTGAAAGCAATATTGCCATAACCGGAAAAGGCATTATTGACGGACAAGGTAGCATGGAAACTTGGTGGCCGATGTGTGGAGCCGTAAAGTATGGTTGGAAAGAAGGCATGGTGGCTCAACGCAATGGAGGTCGTGAACGTCTGTTGATGTATGGTGAAACATCTACTCCTGTTTACAAACGTCTGATGAAGCCGGAAGATGGCATGCGTCCGCAGCTATTGAACTTACATTCCTGCCACACCATCTTGATTGAAGGTGTTACTTTGTTAAATTCTCCATTCTGGGTGATTCATCCTCTTTTCTGCGAGAGCTTGATTGTTAGCGGAGTGACTGTTTTCAATCGTGGACCTAACGGAGACGGATGTGATCCTGAATCTTGTAAGAATGTGTTGATTGAGAATTGTACATTTGATACGGGTGATGATTGTATTGCCATTAAATCAGGACGTAATGAAGACGGACGTAAATGGAATATTCCCAGTGAGAACATTATCGTACGTGGTTGCATGATGAGGAATGGACATGGAGGAGTAGTGATTGGCAGTGAGATTTCCGGTGGTTACCGTAATTTGTTTGTAGAAGATTGCCGGATGGATAGCCCGAATCTGGATCGTGTCATTCGTATTAAGACGAGCACTTGCCGTGGAGGACTTATAGAAAATGTATATGTGCGTAATGTAACGGTAGGACAATGTCGTGAAGCTGTACTTCGCATCAATCTGCAATACGAGAACCGGGAGAAATGTAAGAGAGGGTTTGACCCGATTGTCCGTAATGTGCATTTGAAGAATGTAACTTGTGAGAAGAGTAAATTGGGTGTGCTTATTATAGGGCTGGAGGATGATAAACATGTATATAACATCAGTGTAGAGGATTCTCATTTTAATAATGTAGCCAAAGGAGCAAATGATATTAAAGGGGCGAAAGATGTTACTTTCAAGAATCTTTATATCAATGGTGAATTGGTGAAATAG
- a CDS encoding RagB/SusD family nutrient uptake outer membrane protein has product MMKKNILKYVLLSMTFFLGACNDFFNVETKNVLDHDGYITEESEMYSGYIGIMTKVQAIGDKVIYLTDTRGELLEPTKNAPSELYSIYNYDTDLAGNSYADPAAYYDVIIACNDYLSKLYDYKTENPAAINLDHYKALVSCTLRVKAWIYLTLGKIYGEAVWFNDPIREMKDLNDFPVKNLDEIVEGCLDLLTKGFDGIDGTNTMSWKEWLDPDTETAESTYRYWDYMTPEFFALYGELCLWHGDYQKTVNVILNTMNAKFASTVNDATQYMHNVKLTGTYSKIWDNTNPQPQETVSAIIYNYQGNQTNSLLKHFGTESPNEYLLAPSQVGMDRYTDPDFNPLGGATLDKRSTYYFAKDKSGNYVIQKYRPSNSTARTYAYQDDVHIYIYRGSELYFMLAEALNNLGRVTEASALINQGVNGSFPNGGVTWDGFTDDWTGASTLGTRRYPDLGIRGAFNLGNREFTRGDARANDEAILDEMMLEFPAEGKIYPTMIRMARRYNDPSIIADRVCPKYADPEAIRAKINAEVGGKAGYFVHWNLK; this is encoded by the coding sequence ATGATGAAAAAGAATATATTGAAATATGTGTTACTAAGCATGACATTCTTCTTAGGCGCATGCAACGATTTCTTCAATGTCGAGACGAAGAATGTATTAGATCATGACGGATACATCACCGAAGAAAGTGAGATGTATTCGGGGTATATAGGTATTATGACCAAAGTACAAGCCATTGGAGATAAAGTGATCTATTTGACAGATACACGTGGTGAATTGTTGGAACCAACTAAGAACGCTCCCAGTGAGTTGTATAGTATCTACAATTATGATACAGACCTGGCAGGAAATTCGTATGCCGATCCGGCTGCTTATTACGATGTAATTATAGCATGCAATGACTACTTGTCAAAGTTGTATGATTATAAAACAGAAAATCCGGCAGCTATTAATCTGGATCATTATAAAGCTTTGGTTAGTTGTACACTTCGTGTGAAAGCGTGGATATATCTTACATTAGGTAAGATTTATGGAGAGGCTGTCTGGTTTAATGATCCGATTCGTGAGATGAAAGATTTGAATGACTTTCCTGTGAAAAATTTGGATGAGATAGTGGAAGGCTGCCTTGATTTATTAACTAAAGGGTTTGATGGAATAGATGGCACGAATACAATGTCATGGAAAGAATGGCTTGATCCTGATACGGAAACAGCAGAAAGTACATATCGTTATTGGGACTATATGACACCAGAATTCTTTGCATTATATGGAGAGTTATGTTTGTGGCATGGTGACTACCAGAAAACAGTGAATGTTATTTTGAATACAATGAATGCAAAGTTTGCCAGTACGGTGAATGATGCAACACAGTATATGCATAATGTGAAGTTGACAGGTACATATAGTAAGATTTGGGATAATACTAATCCTCAACCACAAGAGACTGTTTCTGCTATTATCTATAATTATCAAGGAAACCAGACTAATAGTTTGTTGAAACATTTTGGGACAGAATCACCCAATGAGTATCTGTTGGCTCCGTCACAGGTAGGAATGGATCGTTATACTGATCCGGATTTTAATCCGCTTGGAGGTGCTACTTTGGATAAGCGTTCTACTTATTATTTTGCGAAAGATAAAAGTGGTAATTATGTTATCCAAAAGTATCGTCCGTCAAATAGCACAGCGCGTACCTATGCTTATCAAGATGATGTGCATATTTATATTTATCGTGGCAGTGAGCTGTATTTCATGTTGGCGGAGGCTCTCAATAATTTGGGACGTGTAACGGAAGCATCGGCATTGATTAATCAGGGAGTGAATGGAAGTTTTCCGAATGGTGGAGTGACATGGGATGGTTTTACAGATGACTGGACCGGAGCTAGTACGTTAGGTACTCGTCGTTATCCGGACCTGGGTATTCGTGGGGCATTTAACTTGGGTAATCGTGAGTTTACACGTGGAGATGCTAGAGCTAATGATGAAGCGATTCTTGATGAAATGATGCTTGAGTTTCCGGCAGAAGGAAAGATTTATCCTACTATGATTCGTATGGCACGTCGCTACAATGATCCAAGTATTATAGCTGATCGTGTTTGTCCGAAATATGCTGATCCGGAAGCTATTCGTGCTAAGATTAATGCAGAAGTTGGTGGAAAAGCAGGTTATTTCGTTCATTGGAATTTAAAATAA
- a CDS encoding DUF4450 domain-containing protein, with protein MSYFHLNLILKGKLTVCCLLMLSVIPLNAQREAKQIGDFKESISLNEHLRGTKRTLQYRPDGDEFVCVNGKNRYTRALYGSHSPFRVETSDRPVFAFYNNGRGGNISFKVILRDGTELALDRTGYCESRYSAGKRTYYLTDPSWGKGELRISVLALADMDGAIWRFSPSNMPKGAILRWQHGGATGKRLSRNGDMGVDPADCFELPAEATDLVTGELALQKEVYLVRGEVPEGYNVRKLYQQAEAASLALASHLKIETPDPYLNTLGGALVAAADGIWDGQVWLHGAIGWRMPLSGWRAGYTGDALGWHDRARTHFDAYAASQVTDVPNTIPHPAQDSTMNLARSEKRWGTPQYSNGYICRNPGRNNQMHHYDMNLCYMDELLWHFNWTGDTAYVRKMWPVITRHLAWEKLNYDPDNDGLYDAYACIWASDALYYNSGAVTHSSAYNYRANKMAAFLASLISEDPSPYQNEAEQILKAMNKRLWMQSKGCWAEYQDFMGHRRLHESPGLWTIYHALDSDVADPFQAYQATRYVDTEIPHIPVYADGLEEGYATIATTNWLPYSWSINNVAFAEVMHTALAYFQAGRPEEAYRLMKSSFLDGMYLGNSPGNLGQVSFYDAARGECYRDFGDPIGVASRLLVQGLYGILPDVLSGKMVIRPGFPAGWSKASISLPDITYHFVSENDTDIYRIEQRFKAPLALTLQVNVGRERIHSVKVNGKEVDWSFAEAASGYPVVVIPASSAKKAIVEIVWKGNCLNPVLPEIQAEALAEIRIPSILGAVFGEIYDPQGVLIQPNVSDTSIRSKVNDHLGHHTFFVRMKQGQMEWWQPVNVQITKSEKSPVILPFSQVNTSECRVMNMDSLFNANVTDIFRNEYLTPRSPYTTLQLPVQGIGEWCHPKLTADIDDTGLRALVRDEMLTTKLGVPFRTLAQGSNIAFTSLWDNYPDSLSIPLSGRASHAYLMMAGSTNHMQCRIANGIVRVYYTDGTSDVLELVNPDNWCPIEQDFYVDGQAFTVVSPRPYRIHFKTGLVSNDLGKDLGIKGVYGRSIEGGAGILLDMPLNPSKELSHLTLETLSNDVVIGLMGVTLQ; from the coding sequence ATGAGTTATTTTCATCTGAATCTTATTTTAAAAGGAAAGCTGACTGTTTGTTGCCTCTTGATGTTGTCGGTGATACCATTAAATGCTCAAAGAGAGGCAAAGCAGATCGGTGACTTTAAAGAATCCATCTCCTTGAATGAACATCTGCGAGGTACAAAAAGGACGTTGCAATATCGTCCCGATGGTGATGAGTTTGTTTGTGTCAATGGTAAGAATCGGTATACCCGTGCTTTGTACGGTAGTCACAGTCCCTTCCGGGTAGAAACAAGTGACCGACCGGTTTTTGCTTTTTATAATAACGGACGCGGAGGAAATATAAGTTTCAAAGTCATTCTTCGTGACGGAACAGAATTGGCGCTTGATCGCACCGGGTATTGTGAATCCCGTTATTCGGCTGGAAAACGTACCTATTATTTGACAGACCCGTCTTGGGGAAAAGGAGAACTGCGTATTTCAGTATTGGCATTAGCCGATATGGATGGAGCTATTTGGCGTTTTTCTCCTTCGAATATGCCTAAAGGAGCTATACTTCGTTGGCAACATGGGGGAGCTACCGGAAAACGTTTGAGTCGTAATGGAGATATGGGGGTAGACCCGGCTGATTGCTTCGAACTTCCTGCCGAAGCGACCGACCTTGTCACAGGTGAACTTGCTTTGCAGAAAGAAGTATACTTGGTACGTGGGGAGGTTCCCGAAGGCTATAATGTCCGTAAACTCTATCAACAAGCGGAGGCAGCCTCTTTGGCATTGGCTTCTCATTTGAAGATAGAAACGCCGGACCCTTATTTGAACACGTTGGGTGGTGCATTGGTCGCAGCTGCCGATGGAATTTGGGACGGACAGGTTTGGTTGCACGGTGCTATTGGCTGGCGTATGCCGTTAAGTGGATGGAGGGCCGGATATACTGGTGATGCCTTAGGTTGGCATGACCGGGCACGGACCCATTTTGATGCTTATGCAGCCAGTCAGGTGACTGATGTCCCGAATACAATACCTCATCCGGCACAAGATTCTACAATGAATCTGGCGCGTTCGGAAAAACGTTGGGGAACTCCTCAATATAGTAATGGGTATATTTGCCGGAATCCTGGACGTAACAATCAGATGCACCACTATGACATGAATCTTTGTTACATGGATGAATTGTTATGGCACTTCAACTGGACGGGAGATACTGCGTATGTCCGCAAAATGTGGCCTGTGATTACCCGCCATCTAGCTTGGGAAAAATTAAATTATGATCCGGACAATGATGGTTTATATGATGCATACGCTTGTATTTGGGCAAGTGATGCGCTTTACTACAACAGTGGCGCAGTCACCCATTCGTCGGCTTATAACTACCGTGCCAATAAAATGGCTGCTTTTCTTGCTTCTTTAATAAGCGAAGACCCTTCACCTTATCAGAACGAAGCCGAGCAAATATTGAAAGCGATGAATAAGCGTCTTTGGATGCAGAGCAAAGGTTGTTGGGCGGAATATCAGGATTTTATGGGACATCGCCGGCTTCACGAAAGTCCGGGATTATGGACTATATACCATGCACTTGATAGCGACGTTGCCGATCCTTTTCAAGCATATCAGGCTACACGGTATGTTGATACGGAAATACCACATATCCCCGTGTATGCCGATGGACTGGAAGAGGGATATGCAACGATTGCCACTACCAATTGGTTACCTTATTCCTGGAGTATCAATAATGTGGCTTTCGCAGAGGTGATGCATACAGCTTTGGCTTATTTTCAGGCAGGACGTCCGGAGGAAGCATATCGATTGATGAAAAGTTCATTTCTGGATGGTATGTACTTAGGTAACAGTCCCGGCAATTTGGGGCAAGTCAGCTTTTATGATGCTGCCCGTGGAGAGTGTTATCGTGACTTTGGAGATCCGATAGGGGTAGCTTCCCGATTACTGGTACAGGGGTTGTATGGCATTTTACCCGATGTATTGAGCGGGAAGATGGTGATTCGTCCGGGATTTCCCGCAGGATGGTCAAAAGCTTCTATTTCTTTGCCTGACATAACCTATCACTTTGTCAGTGAGAATGATACAGATATTTACCGGATAGAGCAACGTTTTAAGGCACCTTTGGCATTGACGTTACAAGTGAATGTCGGAAGAGAAAGGATTCATTCTGTGAAAGTAAATGGGAAAGAAGTTGACTGGAGCTTTGCGGAAGCTGCTTCCGGTTATCCGGTGGTTGTTATTCCTGCTTCTTCTGCCAAAAAAGCAATTGTTGAAATTGTGTGGAAAGGAAACTGTCTGAATCCGGTTCTGCCTGAAATACAGGCGGAGGCTTTAGCGGAGATCCGTATTCCATCCATTTTAGGGGCGGTATTCGGTGAAATATATGATCCGCAGGGAGTGCTGATACAACCGAATGTTAGTGATACATCTATAAGAAGTAAGGTTAATGATCATTTGGGGCATCATACATTCTTTGTTCGCATGAAACAAGGACAGATGGAATGGTGGCAGCCTGTAAACGTACAGATTACAAAATCGGAAAAATCACCGGTCATTCTTCCTTTCTCACAGGTAAATACGTCAGAGTGCCGGGTGATGAATATGGATTCTTTGTTCAATGCGAATGTGACTGATATTTTCCGGAATGAGTATCTGACACCCCGTTCGCCTTATACCACTTTACAACTTCCTGTTCAGGGCATTGGCGAGTGGTGTCATCCGAAATTAACTGCTGATATTGATGATACAGGTTTGCGTGCCTTGGTACGTGATGAAATGCTGACTACCAAACTGGGTGTGCCATTCCGAACATTGGCTCAAGGAAGCAATATTGCTTTTACTTCGTTGTGGGATAATTATCCCGACAGTTTAAGTATTCCGCTTTCCGGTCGGGCTTCTCATGCCTATTTAATGATGGCAGGCAGTACCAATCACATGCAGTGTCGCATTGCTAATGGTATTGTTCGTGTATACTATACAGATGGAACTTCTGATGTATTGGAATTAGTGAATCCGGATAACTGGTGTCCTATTGAGCAGGATTTCTATGTTGATGGTCAGGCATTCACCGTTGTTTCTCCCCGTCCTTATCGCATTCATTTTAAGACGGGTTTGGTTAGCAATGACTTGGGAAAAGACTTAGGAATAAAGGGTGTTTATGGACGTTCCATTGAGGGGGGAGCGGGCATACTTTTGGATATGCCTCTGAATCCTTCCAAAGAGTTAAGTCATCTGACGTTGGAAACACTTTCAAACGATGTTGTTATCGGTCTGATGGGAGTTACATTGCAATAA
- a CDS encoding radical SAM/SPASM domain-containing protein — MEKYRLSSYAISIELESEPDDSLLIHGYTGAIDLIDKSIVRFLIENPYFDRAVLPCEESTKDALEKRGYITLQTEDEEKEYFKRLATALFRKESMLRKGFTFLITYDCNFRCPYCFEKDIQKDGTAFTKEMVDKAYQAILQIAPDERLRSRSITLYGGEPLLKRNKNIISYIIEQGKELGFKFSAISNGYDLKYYEDLLSPEDISFIQITIDGIRERHNQRRIHYQGYPTFDTIVENIGIALNKGVAISVRVNADRNNIEDLEGLQTIFCDLGYTENPLFSINSALLRNYSDSTEKAYQYFSQKDFIEWHKKHGLESTCQDYGVYRRIHAAIKQGKPLSFRSTFCSAQTGGFVFDPFGRIYTCWETVNQKEHCIGNYSLNNDIVWNEQVEERWRKTYLLENAICASCKYALLCGGGCPAQNLQKHRCTHMEDIVHNAANKAYLSIK, encoded by the coding sequence ATGGAAAAATACAGATTATCATCGTATGCAATATCGATAGAATTAGAAAGTGAACCTGACGATAGCCTATTAATACATGGCTATACCGGTGCTATAGATTTAATAGATAAGTCCATAGTAAGGTTTCTGATAGAAAATCCTTATTTTGATAGGGCTGTGCTACCTTGTGAAGAAAGTACAAAAGATGCTCTTGAAAAAAGAGGATATATCACTTTACAAACAGAAGATGAAGAAAAAGAATACTTTAAACGTTTAGCAACAGCACTTTTTAGAAAAGAAAGTATGCTACGTAAAGGTTTTACTTTTCTAATTACCTATGATTGTAACTTTCGTTGTCCTTATTGCTTTGAAAAAGATATTCAGAAAGATGGAACAGCATTCACCAAAGAGATGGTAGATAAAGCCTATCAAGCTATATTACAGATAGCACCAGACGAAAGACTACGCTCAAGGTCAATAACCTTGTATGGCGGTGAGCCTTTATTAAAGAGAAATAAGAATATTATATCTTATATTATTGAACAGGGTAAAGAATTAGGATTTAAGTTTTCTGCTATCTCTAATGGTTATGACCTGAAATATTATGAAGATCTTCTCTCGCCGGAAGATATTAGCTTTATTCAGATAACGATAGACGGCATTAGAGAACGTCATAATCAACGTCGTATTCATTATCAAGGATACCCTACATTTGATACGATTGTAGAAAATATTGGAATTGCTTTGAATAAAGGAGTTGCTATTTCAGTTAGAGTGAATGCTGATCGAAACAATATAGAAGATTTAGAGGGATTACAAACGATTTTTTGTGATTTGGGCTATACAGAGAACCCTTTATTTTCTATAAACTCTGCATTATTAAGAAATTATTCCGATAGTACAGAAAAAGCCTATCAATACTTCTCACAGAAAGATTTTATAGAATGGCATAAAAAACATGGCTTGGAATCTACTTGCCAAGATTATGGAGTATATCGTAGAATTCATGCAGCGATAAAACAAGGTAAACCTCTATCTTTTCGTTCTACTTTTTGTAGTGCTCAAACGGGTGGATTTGTGTTTGATCCATTTGGTAGAATTTATACATGCTGGGAGACTGTGAATCAAAAAGAACATTGTATAGGTAATTATTCTTTGAATAATGATATTGTTTGGAATGAGCAAGTCGAAGAACGTTGGAGAAAGACCTATCTTTTGGAGAATGCTATATGCGCAAGCTGTAAATACGCATTACTGTGTGGCGGTGGATGTCCGGCACAAAACTTACAGAAACATCGTTGTACGCATATGGAGGATATAGTTCATAATGCTGCGAATAAGGCTTATTTAAGCATTAAATAA